The Corvus hawaiiensis isolate bCorHaw1 chromosome 2, bCorHaw1.pri.cur, whole genome shotgun sequence genome includes a window with the following:
- the LPAR5 gene encoding lysophosphatidic acid receptor 5 gives MLGMSESSTSNTSNTSNALQTCKDYSFNHHLLMPGYTLIFITGLILNVMALWIFVRYLRLKSVVMIYMLNLAISDLSFTLPLPLRLYYYSNHHWPFGSILCQVSGSVFQINMYGSCLFLMCINLDRYIAIVHPLRWRHLRRPKVAKLLCLLVWVVIFMGSIPTAIVHKQNHCKVRNQTIYLCFESFSDNMWQNNLFPLVILAEILGFLLPLSSVTYCSIRIFQELCQPSQTKTLRQQKTVRLLLVNLVIFIICFVPYNTTLAVYGMIKARVMKVEKDTQASVRQALIITMMLASMNCTLDPLIYYFSTEGFRNTFKKLRRGQAWDSEMGTLKHQIVESKSTRDHAVSQVKLFPSENFIRPNESSPSLPTAVFLNGPIEDSEI, from the coding sequence ATGCTGGGCATGTCAGAGTCCAGTACATCCAATACATCCAATACGTCCAATGCATTGCAGACATGCAAGGATTACAGCTTCAACCACCACCTCCTCATGCCTGGCTACACCCTGATATTCATCACAGGCTTGATACTGAATGTGATGGCCCTATGGATATTCGTCCGATACCTGCGCCTGAAGTCTGTAGTGATGATCTACATGTTAAACCTGGCCATAAGTGACCTCAGCTTCACACTCCCTCTGCCCCTGCGACTCTACTACTATTCCAACCACCACTGGCCCTTTGGCAGCATCCTGTGCCAGGTCTCTGGCTCAGTCTTCCAGATCAACATGTACGGTAGCTGCCTCTTCCTCATGTGCATCAACCTGGATCGCTACATTGCCATTGTCCACCCACTTCGCTGGCGGCATCTGCGGCGCCCCAAGGTGGCCAAGCTCCTCTGCCTGCTTGTCTGGGTTGTGATCTTCATGGGCTCCATCCCCACAGCCATAGTCCACAAGCAAAACCACTGTAAAGTACGGAACCAGACCATTTATCTGTGCTTTGAAAGCTTTAGCGACAACATGTGGCAGAATAACCTCTTCCCCCTGGTAATCCTGGCTGAAATCTTGGGGTTTCTCCTGCCTCTCAGCTCTGTGACATACTGCTCGATTCGGATCTTTCAggagctctgccagcccagccagacAAAGACCCTGAGACAGCAGAAGACTGTGCGTCTCCTCTTGGTCAATCTGGTCATCTTCATCATCTGCTTTGTGCCCTACAACACTACCCTGGCAGTTTATGGCATGATAAAGGCCCGGGTGATGAAGGTTGAGAAAGATACCCAGGCCTCCGTGCGCCAAGCGCTAATTATAACGATGATGTTGGCCAGCATGAACTGCACGCTGGACCCCTTGATCTACTACTTTAGCACCGAGGGTTTCCGGAACACCTTCAAGAAACTGCGGCGGGGACAAGCCTGGGACTCAGAGATGGGGACACTTAAGCATCAGATTGTGGAGAGTAAGTCAACCCGAGACCATGCGGTCTCCCAAGTAAAACTGTTCCCATCTGAAAACTTTATCCGTCCCAATGAATCTTCGCCATCACTTCCTACTGCAGTATTTCTGAACGGCCCTATCGAGGACTCGGAAATTTAA